tgagggaatccctttctcattatagcagagtgcacagaggcacaacacagcggaaatttagttaggcatgcgtgtgtgctgagaggaaagtaacttggagccaattcatagtttcaaatcaatataaaaggcatttattaaggaactccattctagataggaaagtgaggagttaggatctctaatctatctatctagctggatgcagatggattctgcatcctatctgcacatatggtgcagggagagaggcttgccatgttgcaagataggcgggcaggtaggaagagagagagagaaggaaggaagttgaatcccctaagagtagcaatctacatttcaaagggatagtgtcagagcagtggagaagtgatgaccaatgtcttgattctctagccctctgacttactagtctgtcctccactgtctgaggcaagagacagcgcaaagtcctttaacttccaacagctgGCACTGCTTTTCAAGGTCAAACAGCGGGCAAGGCAGCCAGAAGAGGAAACAGCAGTTAGGTTTCTGacctcccttcccctggaacggcctgctgacctgccaacgttccttcttctattccccaccaccactgaaatagctgCCTCACAGTCAatggacatgccccctgtctccccatctccagacagactcaGACACACGACAGACTCCTTCACCTAAGACTCGATAACAAAAACTGGCTAGACAGCTATTATAGCACACAACATAGCCTTAAGAATATATTGTGCCCCAGctctcagtcccacaccaaagcagtgctccctctaattattttcatctctgtgcggaacaatgagttttgttctgggcggcagtatcaaggcagcgtgcgcgcaccatgtgcattcagagtggggccttcctgattcagcctgagcgggatctaaaatgaacggaGCGGAcgtccaaaaacttgtgagcgcgcgcatgccttagagggaacagtgcacccaaggccggccccctttggtggctgcctGCAATCCGGCTGCAGCCCCCTTCTCTAAAAGCCCCCAGAATCCCTCTTCTCACAAAGGACGCTGGGCAGGGCTGGTGTaatcagtgcctgcaggtggtaaAAGTCAGGCACGTAGTGAAGGGAAGGCTCCCACGCAAGGCAACAGATCTGTGCTGGTCTAAGCTGTCCCAGCCAGCAAACCAAGGGTGGGGAGGCTGCTGTaaatctcccagacctccagcgGAGGAGACCTGATACCTTCGACTCAGGTGACTCAAGCTGTGGGGTGCCATGCAGCGTGATAGAGCCCTGCCCCTGGGGCATTGCTCCCTGGGGCTGCAAATCTCccctggggagagcaggccatgTGTGCTGCTGACAGGCAAGTGGAGTCTGTCGTTCTTAGGAGGTGGGCTGGAGCTGACCGGAGGCTGCCTTTCTCTTGCAGGCACTGGCGACCAGGGGAGAGGAGAACCATCAGCGCCAGGCCACGCCCAAGGTGGGGCCAGGGACCACGACTCCATCCGCAGACTGCTGTGTGAGAACCCGGCCTGCGCCTTGTGTGAACGGATGGCCCtggaggctgaggaggaggcgTGCTTCTGGCTCTCGGCCCCGCGGCCACTCCCTGCTAGCTCGGACCTGGGGTGCTCCAGCCTGCCAGCCACGTCTGTGCAGAGGGACCTCTCCACCTGTCCACGGAACAGCAGCGCGGCCTCCCCTCACTGTGGCCGCTCCCAGAAGCAGGACCCGGGAGCCGGCCCCACTTCCAGGGAGGCACTCCACATGGctggctccaggcagcagaggagaggggtCTTATTCCAGGCCCCTCAGCAGGCTGACTCCATCTCCAGGGGGGGTGATGCCGGACTCCGCGATCCCCACCACCGCCAGGCTGGCTGCCACGGGAGGGAATGCAGAGGCCGCTCTTTGGAGGGCCGTGGCGGTGAGGAAGCCTCCCTCAGCTCTTCTTCCAGCACATCTGAAGTGACGCTCACTAGCTGGACACATTACAGCCCCTCTCCTGGCCTGTCCGAGCCATCCGCTCGTGGCCCCAGGGACCACGCCTGGGCCAGCCACCACAGAACCTCCCTCCAGCCAGAACACTATGAAGGACACGTCCCTTCGGAGAACCAGGAGGATGCCTGTCTGAGCAGCAGTTCTCTTCCTAAGCAAAGTGTGCACACCCCCCCTTCATCTCGAAAGGCCTCACCTGCGATGAAGGCCAGGCCTCTGCTGTCCAGGCCTGGAACAAGGCAGCCTCTGGGGCTCGTATTTGTCGCCGTGGCCACCCCTTTTGTGACGGACTCTGCACGAGTGGCTGTGGAGTGGCATTTGCTGGTGAAGAGGTTTCAAGAGGATGGGGGGCTGCCCTGGGTTCTCCTCAGGTCACTCCGGGCCTTTTTGCCTCCAGCTCCAGAGTCCACTTTCCCGTGGCCCCCACGGGAAGACGCTGTGGTGGTGACAAGGGCTCGGGGACTCCCCTTGATGAGTGGGGCAGCCAGGAGGAGGCTTGAGCAGCATGTGAAgaggatggtccacctgaagcGCTGGGGGCTCCCAGGGGAAGTCCAAGAGGCCCTCCGGCACCTGAAGCCCGATGCTCACCGCCCTGCTGCAGAGAGGGTGCCAGCATCTCCTGCCAGGCGAGAGGGCCCAGGGGGAGGGAAGGCCACTCCGAGGGCTGGCAGGACGCGCCGGCATGTGCTTCATCTCACCTCCCCAGCTGGGGGAGACCTGGGCCTCAAAGCCACCCCGCATGCCCAAGCCAAGCTCCAGACTCCTGTGGGGAAGAAGTCAGCTGAGATCGGCCGGGGGCAATTTCCTAACCTGGTGGCGAATGCCCAGGAGACGAATGCCCCGCAGGAGAGGGAAATGCTCTTGCCCAAGCTGATCCCACCACACAGGGGGCACCTTCAGTGCCGGAGTGGGCCCAGCCTGGGTCTCCAGAGGAAGGTGGACTCTGTGGATATGAACATTAAGGGCAAATACATCAACTTTCTGTGGGACCTCCCTACACTGTACACCCAGTCTTTGGCTAAAATAATACCCAGTGCCCATAAGCTGCCAACCACCCCACCTTGGACACATCCCCCCTGTGAGTTCAGCCCCGTCGACAAGTCCTTTCTGGCAGCCTGTGAGTCACAGCCCCTGGAATCGCACCTCCTCAGGAAGAGGGTCCAGCACCAGTGGGGCCTGCCCAGATTGGCGCAGCGCTCCTGGCAGTGGTTCCTCCCACCCGCCCCGCCACACGCGCCCCCCCGCACGGTCTCCACGCTGAGTTTCGAGGTGCGAGTGGAGGTGTGCCCAGGCTGCGGCTCCCTGCCTTTCCTCCCCCCAGAGACCAAGGGCCAGCTGGAGGACCACATCAAGAGCAAGCTGGCAGAGCGGCGCTGGGGCCTGCCCAGGCGGGTCTTGGAGTCTCTCCACACCTTCAGGCCACGCGCCCCACCACTGGCCATGGAGCCCAGAGGCCACAAGAAGACCTCAGCAGCCCCTCAGGGGAAGACGGCGTCGAGGTGGCCTCTGGATTCAGGGGGCGCCATTCTCtccgggaggaggcggcagcagcagccaagaCTGCAAAGGCACGTGGCCCAAAAGGCCCTTGAGATCCAGCTGGAGCTGGTGGGCCCCGTGGTCCAGCTGTCTCATGGAACGGACCACCAGGACCGGACACCCGAGCTTCCCAAAAGGGCCCCACTCAGGCTGGAAGCCCAGCGGCTGCGATCTCTGGAGCTGCCCTTTGTGGAGCGGCCAGTCCGGGCTCGCATTGAACTCAACATCGTCCACAAAGACCTGACTCACCAGTGGGGGCTGCCCACGCTCTGCCACCAGTCCCACTCCTGCCTGCTGAAGGCGGCCACGCTTCAGGCACCGGCTCCCGCTTGGCCCGGAAGGGGCTCCCTCTTCAGCTTCACGGCAGAAGAGACCCCCTTCGTCGGGCAGGGGGTCCGGGCAGACTTGGAGTGGCACGTGAAGAGGAAGAGGCTGCAGCACGCCTGGGGGCTGCCCAGACTCATCCAGAGGTCTCTCCACTCTTTCCTCCCAGCGCCCCCCCGCCGGCAGGCctcggggcaggggcaggggcaggtggTGGTGCTCCTGGCAGGACCCCCCTGGCTCCACCCGGCCGCCATCCAAGATCTGGAGAGGAACGTGCTGCGAAGGGCTGCCCTGCAGCGCTGGCGCTTGCCCCGGAGGGTCCTGGAGTCCTtgaggcagctgggcccagcctacgggctttggggtgggggacacagatCGCCCTGCTGCCCTGGGCGGGCTGCCCCACGCCCACCTCTTTCTTCAAGGCAGCCTGGCAGGATGGAGTCTGCTGCCCCACAGAAAGCTGCTCAACTCCTCCTTGCATGGGGGCCCAAGTCCCGGGAGAAGCTGGAGCTCCACCTGGCCAAGAAGAGCATGGAGGAGCATCTGGGCCGCCCTCCCAGGCTGGCCCCTGGGCTCTCCCGGCCCTCTGCCCCATTGCCGTTCCCCAAGCTGGTTCTCCACGGCCACAAAGCCCTGCAGCCTCGAGAAAGGGCCTTCTCTTTCCTCCATACAGAACACATGGAGCTGGCCGTGCTGCGCAGGCACCTGGCATCTCTCGGGGGGCTGGGCACCAGGCATGGGGGGGCTTGCAGCGGCCTGGCCCCCGGCCTCCCTGCTCAGCCGGTCCGCAGGCCCAGGAGGGCTCTCATGGGCTTCTGGGAGATGCGGACCTCCTTCTTCCGGCCAGAGGAGAGAGAGGCTTTGGAGCACCACCTGAGAGAGAAGAGGCTCCATCATGCCTGGGGGCTCCCATTCCTCGTCCAGAGATCGCTCAGGGGCTTTATGGAGGAAGGGCCCATCAAGCCTGCCCGGCAGAAGACGGCGCTTCACGTCCACATCCTTCGGAAGGAGCCCTCTTTCCTCCCCCGGGACACCTGCAGCTGTCTGGAGCGCCACGTGCACAAGGTGAAGGTGCAGCGCCAGTGGGGCTTGCCCAGGAGGGTCCTGGAGTCCCTCCGTCTGCTGTGCCCTCAAGCAGTAGGCGCCGCAGGCATGGAATCGGGGCCCGAGAGcccgaggaggagggaggtgcttCCCTGCCAGCTCCCGCTCAACCGCAGGCAGCCGTCTGAGGCCCTGGGGAAGATCCGGCTCTGCCTGGCCAAGAAATccctggagatgcagctgggcctgccccctgccccagggGCCCCAGCACCCTGCTCACCGAGGAGGCAGCCCCTCCCTCAGCTGATCCCCCCCGGCCACCGCTTCCTGCAGCCCCGTCCCGGCTTCCTCCCCTTCGAGAGGACAGAAGACCTCGCCCAGATGGAGCTGGCCGTGCAGCGCCGTCGCTTGGCCTCCCTCTGGGGGCTGGGCCCCCGCTACACAGAGGCCCTCGGGGGCATGATGCCCAAGCCGCTCTGGCCGCCTCTCAGGCCCAGAAGGGCCGCCGGCGTGGTCTTTTCGGAAGTGGAGCTGCGGTGCCTCCCGGAGCAGGCCCGGGAAGCCTTAGAGCGGCATGTCAGGAGCAAGCGGCTGCAGCACGAGTGGGGCCTCCCGGGCCTGGTCCAGAGGTCGCTGACCCACTTGGTGCCCCAGGCTCCCACCCGGCAACCCCTCCCAAGGACCACCGGGTGTGTCCAGCCCAGGCAGCAGGAGCTGTCCTTCCTCCTCGTGGGCGAAAGGAAGGCCCTGAACCGACACTTGCAGCGCATGAAGATGGCTCGGCAATGGAGTTTGCCCAGGAAAGTCCTCTCCTCCTTGAGACCGATGGGGCCGGCACCGGGGGCAGCAGCCAGGGGAGGAAGCCCTCCGCAGCCTCTTCATGCCCTGCCAGGAGGAAGCTGGAGGAAGCTCTCGGCATCTTGGGCTTGGGAAGAACGGGGCGCCAGCAGGACCAAGGCTTCTCCTGCAGAGGGGTTGCAGCCGCTCCTCACCTTTGGGGCCCCGGCTCTAGAGAAGATGCAGTTCCACCTCCTGAAGAAGTCTGTGGAGGGGCACATGGACGTTTCCCCAGCTGCTGCCAGGCCCTCTTGGCCAGAAGAGGCCCAGTGGCCTCTGAGGCAGCAGCCCCTCCCGAAGCAGACCCCCCCTGGCTGCCGGGTCCCTCAGCCACGCAGCAGCTTCCTGCCCTTTGCACGGGCCGAGGAGGTGGGTCACCTGGAGCTGGCCATCCTGCGCCGGCACTTGGGATCcctctgggggctgggcaggcgCTACGTGGGAGCGGCCAGGGCCATGGAGCCCAAGGGCCACCCCTGCAGACCTCCAAGGCCGAGAGGAGCGGACGGTGTGGGATTCTCCGAGAAGCGGACGCTGTTCCTCCAAGCCCAGGCCAGAGACGATCTAGAGCAGCACCTCAGCAGGAAGAGGCTGCAGCATGAATGGGGCCTCCCCGGTCTCATCCAGAGATCCCTGAACGGCTTCACACCAAGGgctcccccacaccccagcccccagaaggTGGAAACCCACGTCCAGGTTCTACTCCAGGAGCTAGGGTTCCTCCCCCGAAGTACTCACCGCCACTTGGAGTTCCATCTCCAGAAGATGCAGCTTCAGAGACAGTGGAGGCTGCCGCGGAGGGTCCTGGAGTCCACCAAGCGTCTCTGCCCTCACTTTGGGAGGGGCCTCTCTGAACCGCAAAGGGGTGGGGGCGAGGAAGGCCTTCCCCACTGGCCTGACTCCGGGAGGCCTCCCATGTGCTCAGCGGTCAGTGTTGTGAACCCACAAGGAGGCCACTGGAGAAGTCCTGGACTGCTCTGGGCTGCCCCAGAGAGGCCTCCCGTTCTCTCTCTGCTGGAGCCCAAAGCCATGGAGCGGATTCGGTTCCACGGGGCCAAGAAGAGCACAGAGGTGCAGCTGGAGGCGCTTCCACCCATTGCCAGCCTCTCTTGGGGGCAGGCGCACCACCCTTCGGAACGATGCCTCCCCAAAGCGATCCCTCCCGGTTGCAGGGAGCAGCAGCCCCGTCACGCCCACTCAGCACTCTTCCAGGCAAGGGAAGCTGAGCAGATTGAGATGGCCATTTGCCGCAGCCACCTGGCAtcccggtgggggctgggaacaCGCTACGTCGGGGCCCTGAAGCAGATGGTGCCCAGGCTGCCCTCGGAACATCTCAggcccaggaggactggcccgaAGTTTTCAGAGGGACAGACTCTGTTCCtcaaggaagaggaaagagaagcCTTAGAAGGTCACGTCAAGAGGAAGAAGGTCCACCATGAGTGGGGCTTGCCCGTTCTTGTCCAGAAGTCCCTGACGGGCTTCATGCCTGGgtctcccctcctgcctgcccctcAGAAGACCAAGGCTCACATCCGCATTCTGCAACAGgagcttcctttcctttcccggGATGTCTTAAGCCGCTTAGATTTCCACGTGCAGAAGATGATGCTCCAGCGGCAGTGGGGCTTGCCACGGAGGGTGTTGCAGTCCCTTCGGCTGCTGAGCCCAGGGCTTGGGACTGGCGTGCATGGGCCAAATGCATCGAGGCGCCATGAGCCAGTGTGGAGAAATGTCCCTAGAGAGCCTAGCTCTGGAGCTTCCCCCATAACGTGGCCTGTGGCAGCTGCATTCaccaagcagaggagaggagcaaTCTGTGAAATCCAAGGTGGACCTCAGCTGCTCTCCAGACTGGAGTCCAAGATGCACCTTCACCTAGCCAGAAAGCAGATGGAGGTCCATTTGGGGGCTCCCCCAGCTGTGGCCAGGGCCTCTTGGCACCGCGCTCTTCTGGGTGCAGGACAGGCCCTTCCCAAAGCAGGCCTTGCTGTCCGGGCCCCACCACAACACCGTCGGATCTCCCTGTCCTTTGTGCCCATGGACAACATGGGCCGGATGGAGTTGGCTGTCCAGTGCAATCATTTTGCCTCCCGGTGGGGGCTGGGCACAAGGGATGTGGTGGCCCCCGCTGGGATGGGGCCCAGGCTACCGGCCCAGTTTTGCATGGGCAGAGGAGCTGACATTGAGTTCTCAGAGGTGCAGACCCCATTCCTCTGGAAAGAGGACAGAGAAGCCTTAGAACTGCATGTCAAGAAGAAGAGGATCCAGCACACGTGGGGCTTCCCACGGCTTGTCCAGAGGTCACTGGTGGCCTTTGTGCCCATGGCTCCttcactgcccacccacccactggtaGAGATCAACATCCGTGTCCTGCTGCAAGAGCCACTGCTCCTGCCTGCGGCCACCTGGACCTTCCTGGAGCAGCATATTCAGAGGCTGAAGTGTCAGCGGCAGTGGGGGCTGCCCAGGAGGGTCCTTGGTTCCTTAaagcacttccttccttcctcctccccagcaaGGACTCTGCTTTCTCGGAGGGAGGCATTTGCCACGGTTGGTGCACACACAAGGAAAGGAGAAATGGTTCACCAGAGGAGGAAGATGACTGGTGCCTTCTCCACGGGGCAGCAGAATGCCATGCAGACCCACCTGGGCAAGAAGCATTTTGAGCTGCAACTAGAGGCGCCCCCCAGGCTGGTTAGACAGTCTCAGCACACCTCCAGCCGCTCAGAGAGGGGGCGCCTCCCCCTGCTGATCTCCGCGGGCCAGAAGCCCCCTGCAGTCAGAGCGGATCTCTCATTGATCGTGCCGCCAGACACAGCGAGTGAGTTGGAGTGGAACGTAAAGCGTAAGCACTTGGCCTCTGCGTGGGGTCTGCTGCGGGAGGCATTGGT
Above is a window of Hemicordylus capensis ecotype Gifberg chromosome 2, rHemCap1.1.pri, whole genome shotgun sequence DNA encoding:
- the LOC128347936 gene encoding uncharacterized protein LOC128347936, translating into MTLSSPLRRGKKTGWAPRSTWPFSAHPSREGIANPPSLTQAGAGTLSWPAVGPPRRDHPECRELTQRPVAEEEGTGDQGRGEPSAPGHAQGGARDHDSIRRLLCENPACALCERMALEAEEEACFWLSAPRPLPASSDLGCSSLPATSVQRDLSTCPRNSSAASPHCGRSQKQDPGAGPTSREALHMAGSRQQRRGVLFQAPQQADSISRGGDAGLRDPHHRQAGCHGRECRGRSLEGRGGEEASLSSSSSTSEVTLTSWTHYSPSPGLSEPSARGPRDHAWASHHRTSLQPEHYEGHVPSENQEDACLSSSSLPKQSVHTPPSSRKASPAMKARPLLSRPGTRQPLGLVFVAVATPFVTDSARVAVEWHLLVKRFQEDGGLPWVLLRSLRAFLPPAPESTFPWPPREDAVVVTRARGLPLMSGAARRRLEQHVKRMVHLKRWGLPGEVQEALRHLKPDAHRPAAERVPASPARREGPGGGKATPRAGRTRRHVLHLTSPAGGDLGLKATPHAQAKLQTPVGKKSAEIGRGQFPNLVANAQETNAPQEREMLLPKLIPPHRGHLQCRSGPSLGLQRKVDSVDMNIKGKYINFLWDLPTLYTQSLAKIIPSAHKLPTTPPWTHPPCEFSPVDKSFLAACESQPLESHLLRKRVQHQWGLPRLAQRSWQWFLPPAPPHAPPRTVSTLSFEVRVEVCPGCGSLPFLPPETKGQLEDHIKSKLAERRWGLPRRVLESLHTFRPRAPPLAMEPRGHKKTSAAPQGKTASRWPLDSGGAILSGRRRQQQPRLQRHVAQKALEIQLELVGPVVQLSHGTDHQDRTPELPKRAPLRLEAQRLRSLELPFVERPVRARIELNIVHKDLTHQWGLPTLCHQSHSCLLKAATLQAPAPAWPGRGSLFSFTAEETPFVGQGVRADLEWHVKRKRLQHAWGLPRLIQRSLHSFLPAPPRRQASGQGQGQVVVLLAGPPWLHPAAIQDLERNVLRRAALQRWRLPRRVLESLRQLGPAYGLWGGGHRSPCCPGRAAPRPPLSSRQPGRMESAAPQKAAQLLLAWGPKSREKLELHLAKKSMEEHLGRPPRLAPGLSRPSAPLPFPKLVLHGHKALQPRERAFSFLHTEHMELAVLRRHLASLGGLGTRHGGACSGLAPGLPAQPVRRPRRALMGFWEMRTSFFRPEEREALEHHLREKRLHHAWGLPFLVQRSLRGFMEEGPIKPARQKTALHVHILRKEPSFLPRDTCSCLERHVHKVKVQRQWGLPRRVLESLRLLCPQAVGAAGMESGPESPRRREVLPCQLPLNRRQPSEALGKIRLCLAKKSLEMQLGLPPAPGAPAPCSPRRQPLPQLIPPGHRFLQPRPGFLPFERTEDLAQMELAVQRRRLASLWGLGPRYTEALGGMMPKPLWPPLRPRRAAGVVFSEVELRCLPEQAREALERHVRSKRLQHEWGLPGLVQRSLTHLVPQAPTRQPLPRTTGCVQPRQQELSFLLVGERKALNRHLQRMKMARQWSLPRKVLSSLRPMGPAPGAAARGGSPPQPLHALPGGSWRKLSASWAWEERGASRTKASPAEGLQPLLTFGAPALEKMQFHLLKKSVEGHMDVSPAAARPSWPEEAQWPLRQQPLPKQTPPGCRVPQPRSSFLPFARAEEVGHLELAILRRHLGSLWGLGRRYVGAARAMEPKGHPCRPPRPRGADGVGFSEKRTLFLQAQARDDLEQHLSRKRLQHEWGLPGLIQRSLNGFTPRAPPHPSPQKVETHVQVLLQELGFLPRSTHRHLEFHLQKMQLQRQWRLPRRVLESTKRLCPHFGRGLSEPQRGGGEEGLPHWPDSGRPPMCSAVSVVNPQGGHWRSPGLLWAAPERPPVLSLLEPKAMERIRFHGAKKSTEVQLEALPPIASLSWGQAHHPSERCLPKAIPPGCREQQPRHAHSALFQAREAEQIEMAICRSHLASRWGLGTRYVGALKQMVPRLPSEHLRPRRTGPKFSEGQTLFLKEEEREALEGHVKRKKVHHEWGLPVLVQKSLTGFMPGSPLLPAPQKTKAHIRILQQELPFLSRDVLSRLDFHVQKMMLQRQWGLPRRVLQSLRLLSPGLGTGVHGPNASRRHEPVWRNVPREPSSGASPITWPVAAAFTKQRRGAICEIQGGPQLLSRLESKMHLHLARKQMEVHLGAPPAVARASWHRALLGAGQALPKAGLAVRAPPQHRRISLSFVPMDNMGRMELAVQCNHFASRWGLGTRDVVAPAGMGPRLPAQFCMGRGADIEFSEVQTPFLWKEDREALELHVKKKRIQHTWGFPRLVQRSLVAFVPMAPSLPTHPLVEINIRVLLQEPLLLPAATWTFLEQHIQRLKCQRQWGLPRRVLGSLKHFLPSSSPARTLLSRREAFATVGAHTRKGEMVHQRRKMTGAFSTGQQNAMQTHLGKKHFELQLEAPPRLVRQSQHTSSRSERGRLPLLISAGQKPPAVRADLSLIVPPDTASELEWNVKRKHLASAWGLLREALVKIHALTPTHQRRLESHIQQREEQETLEDHVKKKRLQHEWNLPSAVQRSLQAFAPSPLVLSHPPQVAEQEIRIRVEEPTFLPTLTWRDLEDSMKRMRIRQQWGLPKRIQDSLSAFSPAAPAVRGQLPHQEEARLSKCMGESLPGHGPAGERIAPQSASPLQETKTGGVQVTDLTICDDEAWDLLEAHIQHKRTSHQWCQPLIVQKSLAAFYPRPTSVPEAPGGAGILSKGPEMAAEGGATGVSGGRAQATKEASASTKAKQTGEERVAGDGIPQEVQEEEGAALESPPSSEEASTTDEGPQAPEEVSSGTETLQTAGERSTETETSEATEGANPVDSSPQATEATDISWPHPTFENLQATEHVGIAGPAGAEHVTSERPHGGGVLTGEDLQDSGNEKEALVSSSESEETDTASEEGNGVAPMAMEERAAGEAPHTTEEEASMDGESSQTVEEVATSSESSRDTEEASIAGSQTTEKCNIFLYRPKRTSLGGLQQNRKSKTLVKTKTKCLKIYSNLQFLKQYFKTELKPSAVNLWSSRPRQATRPLMKWQERLQSEDEGAESESEGGGGSSNIALASKDVFPTWSGHSFTQCPLPVEDQSQFSTEKFRLERALEVSSSNPLLSAGNCSGIPDRRLLSLCLETSGEGEPPSRLFLCLRALTMRKVPSSHVQPKPASGLALILPSAAAGDKAASSSTQQPFGY